DNA sequence from the Psychrilyobacter piezotolerans genome:
TCATTTAATTCTAAATTTTTTATTTTAACGTTTTCAAAATTTATATAACCGCAATTACAATTAAAAAAACTTATGTTAATTAAATTTGAATTTTCAAAATTAGAGTTATATAAATTGCAATTTCTAAATGAAATATTTTTAAATATACTATTTGAAAAATCTACCTCCCCTAAATCTAAATAATTAATTGCATTCCATCTTTTAAAAAAAACATCATTGTCTTGATGATTAAAATAATTATCATTATCTTTATGATTAAAATCTAAACCATTGAATAATTGATTTCCCCATTCAGGTGAACTTGATCCATGAGTATAATTTCTATCTTTCCACAAAGAAATTATATTTTCCATTTTTAATTTTTTGTTAAAAAACTTCTCTTTGTTTTTATCATTATATAAAGTATTTCCAACTAGTAGTGCAATCCATTTATCAATTTTTAAATTGGAATTAACCATATAATTGTTTATTGAATAAATTTCTTCATTAAACAATGATGAATTTTGTTTCCCCTTAACAAATAAATTTGTATTATCTGATTCAAATAATTCATACATTGTATCTATAATCTTTTGAATTGTTTTACCTTTTATTGGCCAATCCCGTAACATTTCTTCATTAATGTGTGATAAATATTCATCACACATGTATTTTTCATTCCATGTATAGTCTATGTGCGATGAATATAAATTGTTGTTTTGATCAATTCCTAAAGATGCAATTATTGGGAGGAGAAGCTTTCTTTTTTCTAAGATTTCTTCATTAGCCTCTTCAACTGAAGATTCTCTTAACATAATCATTAAATTTGTGAGAAATTCCATTGTCTGATCAGTTGGTTCTCCGAGCGTTAACTTCATCCCTAATTCTTCAGCATTTGACTGTTTGTCTAATGAGTACTTAATTATAGCTTTTAAATAATATTCGGCTAATAATATTTCAGCAAATGATTGATGATGAAAGTGAAGTGTATTTCCATCTTCACCAAAATAAGAATGAGATAAAAATTGAATATCTTTAATCTTTTTAAATTTTTCAAGGACAACATTATCATTATCATCAATTTTATTACCTTTAATGGTTCTGCAAATATCAGATTTTTTCAAAATTCCTTGATTTCCAGTATGTCTTTCTACCATCCATAAAGCTGAAATTGCATGTAAAATATTTCTGAATTCAAATTCTTCTTTTAAGCTAACGTTATAATTAATGTCCTTAACGTGCTTAGCATCTTTTGTCAATAAATTTAAAAATGTCATATAAATACCTATTTTTCCATACTTATTAAAATCAATATTTTTTATTATCAATTGAAACATCATATATGAAAAAATAGGACGTCTTAGTTCATCAGCTGAAATCACTTGATCTTCTATTAACATTTTAGCAATGTTAATTTTTTGATCTTCTAAGCTATCGATTATTTTTTTTGAAAAATTAGTATATTTAGATTTATCCTGAACTATTTTCTTTAAATTTTTATAAATATAATTATTTACCTGTTCATTTTTAAATCCTAGAATAGATAAATAATTTGGTATAGGACAACAACCCTCTTTTATTGTTTCTTTTGGCTTATATTTACATAAATGACTCTTTAATCCTTCATTAATTGGTCTAGAAGTAATAATTATTCTATTTTTTCGACAGATTGACATATCAAGCCGTTGAATCCTACGAATACTTTCAATAACCTTATCAATATTTTCTGCCCTTAATTCTCCGCTTTCATCTAACCCGTCAAATAAAAATACATATTCTCTTTTTTTATAGTGTTCTTCTGATATGTCTATTTGATATTTTTTTATCAAAAAATTGGAAACTAAGCCTAATTTACTGTCATCTGAATACTGGCTAAATTCTCTTAAATTAATATAAATTGGGAATTTTCCTTCCATACATTCAAGATATTCTTTTGCCAATTGAGAAGCAAGATATTTCATAAATACTGATTTTCCTTTCCCAAAATCAGCTATAATAAATAATATCTTATCTAAATTATCTTCATCATTTTTAAAATATTCTTCAATTAACTCGTTAATTTCAGAATATTCATTTTCATCAATTTCATTATGAGGTGATTTATAATTAGTTACCTCTACCCATTTGGCATATGTTGTTTCATATTCTAAATTTTCATCTTCTTGAAAACCAATTTTTTCAAGCTTTTTAATATCTTCTAATAAATCTAATTCTTTTTCTTTTAACCAAAAATTTTCAATTGAAATTTGATGATTATTAAAACTATCCCCAAATTTAGTTTTTATCTGTTCTTCAATATTAGTATTAAAATGCAGTATAAATTTACTCATTACTTCATCTGACTCACCCAATTCATTAAATATATTTTTATAAATAGATTTAATTTTTAAAATGATTGGATGTTTTGTATAATCAAATCTTAATGTATTTAATAATTCTGTTGATTTATCAGTATCATTTTTAAAAGCGGTTTTAATTTTTTTTAACACTTCACCATTTAAAACCTTAAACCGAATATCATCATTAACGTACTCAAAAGATTCTTTTCCTTGTGTTAATGCAGCCATTAAATATGTATTCCGTCCAAACTCTTCCAATTTATTTTTTTCAACTGCTTTAGTACATTCATTAATTAAGGGTTTTGTAAAAACCTTTAAAATCAATCCAGTGATTCCATTAACATCCTTAAGTAACGTATCACCCTCTTCTCCAATATAATTAATTACCCCATTTAATAAATCAGGTATTTTTTCCAAATAATGTGTCACCATTTCTTTCTTCAAACGTTCTTCCCCCTTATAATTAACATTTATAACATAATCTTGAAATTTTCTAAAGTTTTTATTTTTTTCGACTTATTAATTAATACAATACTTTATTTTCTTCACTTAGGTTGAGACTTTACAGTAGCCTAATATTCTTTTACAATTCCCTTAATAAGTAATAGGTTAATCATAAACATATTAACTCTTTTTTAGGTTTTCTGCAATATTTTTAATTATTTTTTATGGTAGGGTGCATTATTTATAGACATAGCTTCCTCAATCTTTTATTTGAATCATTCTTATATATAGCACTCCTAAAAATACTCATGACATTGGTGGAGTAGCTTTTTAGCCTTCTTCCGAGACCTACTTCCCCCACTTATCCACATTTTAAAATTTTACTCAATTGAGTAAATTTTAAATACTCGTGGATCAAGGGGGAACAAAAGAGGGCGTTACTCTTTCGAAAATTTTCCTCCTCCCTCCACTTTAGTTTCTTTAACGAAGAGAAACTATAGAAAGGAAGAGTGGTTAAAGTCCTCCTCTCCTAATTTAGGAGAGGAGTTAGAGGTGAGGTCTGAGAGAAATCCACCAAAAAAAAAGCGACTAAATCCTCATTGGAATTTAGCCGCTTTTTATTATTTTCTATATTGATCTCTTACCTTCTATCCCAAAGTAGAAACCCCTTGTAAATTCCCTTGGTGAAGCTTTTTCCAGGTCTTCCAACCACTCTTCTTTCACATCAAAGTTTCCACTATAGAAATCATTGATCCCCTCATTATAAACTCTAACCGATGCAGTTAAGTAGTAGTTATCCATCATTCTTCCTTCAATTCTTATGGCATCTACGCCTAATTCTAAAATTTTATCTAAATTTTCAATGGAGCATAAATCCTTTGAATGAAAGATGTGGGTCCCATGCTCATCTTCAAATACCGGCATATATTCACCGGGTCTTGTTTGCTCTTCTACCGAATATTTCCACTGTGCATTGTTGGAATCCAGGTTTTCTTCCTTAGAAGACATATAGCTGGTCAGCAGACTCCTGCCAGAGGTAGACATATGCATGGCTCCGTGAACATAGATCTCCAACTCTATTTCAGGTACTTTTTCCCTAATATCTTTTACATTTTCAATGGATATCTCTCTGGCTAAGATAACTCTCGAAGCTCCTAACTTCTGCCACATCCTCACAGCTCTAAAGTTGGTGTTGCTTACCTGAGTTAATACACTTATCTTTAAGTTAGAAAACTCTCTCACAACCTGAAAAACCCCTAAATCTCCTACCATAACACCATGAACACCGATGGTCTCCAAATATTTAACATATTCATCTAAACCTTCTAATTCATGGTTATGGGGGATAATATCCAGTGTTACCCATATTTTTTTACTGTTTTTTTTTGCATAACTTACAGCTTCTTCCAGTTCTTCATCTGTAAAATTATGACTCCCTGTTCTCAGGTTATATTTTTTCCCGCCTAATAATACACTGTCAGCTCCACTTTCAAAAGCTAACTTTAATTTTTTCATATTCCCTGCTGGGGCTACTAATTCTGTTTTTCTCATCTTTTACTCCTTAAAAATCTCATGAATTTCTTGCACCTTCATTTCATAATATTTTCATAAACCAAAACCACAGATTATTTTAATTTATCTGTGGTTTCTTTAGTTTCTAGGACAGTGGAACGTCTCGTTCTTTTTGCCTCTATTCTGCTTCTGGTAAAACTCTTCTTATCATATCAAGTCTGTTGATATCTGCATCTATCTTTACCCTTACAACAGAGTTAGGATTAGCATCAGTTACCATACTTGTTATTCTCTTCTTTGTAATCTCCATCTCCGGCAGCACAATGATCTTCGGCTGGCCGTTATTACTTGCTACTTCCAGCTCTTCCCCAGTAAATATTTTATTTCTTACTTCTAAGATATATTCATTTTCACTTAGTTTCTCCGCTACTTTTGCAACTAATTTATGACTCTGACTGTATGAATTTCTATTGTTATAATTTTGTGAATCTGAATTTGGTTTATTAAAATAGAACCCAGATGTATATTTCCTATGGGACATTGTTTCAAGTTCTTTTAACCACTTTTCACTATATTTAAAGTTTCCTTCATAGTATCTATTGACTGCTTCCCTGTAAACTTTTACAGCTGTGGCAACATAATAAATACCCTTCATTCTTCCTTCAATTTTTAGTGAATCCACACCTGCATCTAATATCTGATCTATAAATTCAATTGTGCATAGATCTTTTGAGTTAAATATATGTGTAGGATCATCTTCAGAATAAACAGGTTGCTTATCCCCGTTATTATCCTCTTCCATGACATTATACTGCCATCTGCAGGACTGGGCACAGTCTCCACGGTTTGCATCTCTTCCTATCATATAGTTACTGAGTAAGCATCTACCTGATACAGACATACATAGTGCTCCATGGATAAATACTTCTATTTCAATATCCGGTACATGAGCTCTGATTTCTTTGATGTTTTCCAGGGAAACTTCACGAGCCAAAACAACTCTCGAAGCACCCATCTCCTGCCACATCTTAACCGATCTCCAGTTAGTGTTACTTGCCTGAGTACTTGCACTTATGTGTAAGTTTGAGTTTTCCTTAACTATCTCCAAAATCCCTAAATCTGCTACTATTACACCATCTACTCCAGCTGTTTTTTCTAAAAACTGTACATACTCCGGCAGTGCATCCATCTCATCGTTATGCGGGATTATATTTAGCGCTACCCATACTTTTTTATCCCTTGCATGAGCATATTTAACAGCTTCCACTAACTCTTCTCTGTCAAAGTTGTGTCCCCCTGCTCTTAAACTAAATTCTTTCCCGCCTAAAAATACTGCATCAGCACCATAATGAAAAGCCATCTCTAACTTCTCAAAATTCCCTGCTGGAGCTAACAGTTCTACTCTTTTTTTCATTCCTTTCATCTCCTTTTATATATGTTTATAAAAAGCAGACTTGCACCCTAACTTTTATTGCTATTTTTATTTTTATGACTAATCTATATTCGTCGATATATAAAACATTTTTTTTGACGCAGACTAAGATCTGACTTTATCACCGACTAATAATTCTTTTTTGTCACGAATTACACTAAATATCACGAATAAATTTTCAAAATTCTTTGTAATCTGTGACTGTTTTTTATTAGTGAAGATTAGTGTTCATTGGTGGCTAAGTTTTTTCTTTCACCTCACCTTTGGTTTCCTTGATCTGAGGGAAACCTAGGAGGAAGAGTTTATCGGGTAAGCACAAGGCGTTACCCTAACGAACTAGTTTATACTTGTAGTGTAATCTCCAAATTGTGTATATTCATGGAAGAACCGCAGTTTTACCGTTCCTACAGGACCGTTTCTCTGCTTACCTATGATAACTTCGGCAATTCCCTTATCTTCACTCTCTTCGTTATAGTAGTCGTCTCTATAGAGGAAAACTACCATATCGGCATCCTGCTCGATGGCACCTGAATCTCTCAGGTCTGATAACATTGGTCTCCTGTCAGCTCTTTGTTCGGGACCACGTGAAAGCTGCGACAGTGCTATTACCGGTACTTCTAATTCTCTGGCTATTATTTTAAGTGATCTGGATATATCCGAGATCTCCTGTTGACGGGATTCACCATTTTTATCCCTACCCTTTATAAGCTGCAGATAGTCTATGATTATCATATCTAATTTTCCTGCTGCCTTGGCTCTCCTTGCCATGGCTCTTATCTCCATAACATTTATATTGGGCATATCAGCTATCTGGATACTGGATTCAGCTAATTTTGAACTGGCTGATCCCAGCTTTACCCAATGATCTTGTTCTAAAAAACCGTTTCTCAGGTTTGAAAGGGGAATCCTGGCCTTTGCAGCTAAGAATCTCTGGAGTAACTGGGAGTTGGACATCTCCAGACTGAATATCATGACACTTTTTTTCTCTTCTACAGCAGCCTGCAGTGCCAGGTTCAG
Encoded proteins:
- a CDS encoding peptidase U32 family protein is translated as MKKRVELLAPAGNFEKLEMAFHYGADAVFLGGKEFSLRAGGHNFDREELVEAVKYAHARDKKVWVALNIIPHNDEMDALPEYVQFLEKTAGVDGVIVADLGILEIVKENSNLHISASTQASNTNWRSVKMWQEMGASRVVLAREVSLENIKEIRAHVPDIEIEVFIHGALCMSVSGRCLLSNYMIGRDANRGDCAQSCRWQYNVMEEDNNGDKQPVYSEDDPTHIFNSKDLCTIEFIDQILDAGVDSLKIEGRMKGIYYVATAVKVYREAVNRYYEGNFKYSEKWLKELETMSHRKYTSGFYFNKPNSDSQNYNNRNSYSQSHKLVAKVAEKLSENEYILEVRNKIFTGEELEVASNNGQPKIIVLPEMEITKKRITSMVTDANPNSVVRVKIDADINRLDMIRRVLPEAE
- the dnaB gene encoding replicative DNA helicase; translated protein: MQGIDKLKMVPTSLEAERSVLGGVLLKPDSLEDIVEIVKASDFYKGAHRNIYEAMLVAYSKGEVIDPVVLINTLKKQNKFEESGGEAILYEIIEQVPTAANILTYARIVKEKATLRKLGDIGTQIVEMTHEGYEDIDDILDKAEGMIFKIAENKESKDVIEVKDIISQEYERLEKLMDNKGMTTGISSGFKHFDEMTNGFHPSDLVILAARPAMGKTAFVLNLALQAAVEEKKSVMIFSLEMSNSQLLQRFLAAKARIPLSNLRNGFLEQDHWVKLGSASSKLAESSIQIADMPNINVMEIRAMARRAKAAGKLDMIIIDYLQLIKGRDKNGESRQQEISDISRSLKIIARELEVPVIALSQLSRGPEQRADRRPMLSDLRDSGAIEQDADMVVFLYRDDYYNEESEDKGIAEVIIGKQRNGPVGTVKLRFFHEYTQFGDYTTSIN
- a CDS encoding NACHT domain-containing protein, whose protein sequence is MKKEMVTHYLEKIPDLLNGVINYIGEEGDTLLKDVNGITGLILKVFTKPLINECTKAVEKNKLEEFGRNTYLMAALTQGKESFEYVNDDIRFKVLNGEVLKKIKTAFKNDTDKSTELLNTLRFDYTKHPIILKIKSIYKNIFNELGESDEVMSKFILHFNTNIEEQIKTKFGDSFNNHQISIENFWLKEKELDLLEDIKKLEKIGFQEDENLEYETTYAKWVEVTNYKSPHNEIDENEYSEINELIEEYFKNDEDNLDKILFIIADFGKGKSVFMKYLASQLAKEYLECMEGKFPIYINLREFSQYSDDSKLGLVSNFLIKKYQIDISEEHYKKREYVFLFDGLDESGELRAENIDKVIESIRRIQRLDMSICRKNRIIITSRPINEGLKSHLCKYKPKETIKEGCCPIPNYLSILGFKNEQVNNYIYKNLKKIVQDKSKYTNFSKKIIDSLEDQKINIAKMLIEDQVISADELRRPIFSYMMFQLIIKNIDFNKYGKIGIYMTFLNLLTKDAKHVKDINYNVSLKEEFEFRNILHAISALWMVERHTGNQGILKKSDICRTIKGNKIDDNDNVVLEKFKKIKDIQFLSHSYFGEDGNTLHFHHQSFAEILLAEYYLKAIIKYSLDKQSNAEELGMKLTLGEPTDQTMEFLTNLMIMLRESSVEEANEEILEKRKLLLPIIASLGIDQNNNLYSSHIDYTWNEKYMCDEYLSHINEEMLRDWPIKGKTIQKIIDTMYELFESDNTNLFVKGKQNSSLFNEEIYSINNYMVNSNLKIDKWIALLVGNTLYNDKNKEKFFNKKLKMENIISLWKDRNYTHGSSSPEWGNQLFNGLDFNHKDNDNYFNHQDNDVFFKRWNAINYLDLGEVDFSNSIFKNISFRNCNLYNSNFENSNLINISFFNCNCGYINFENVKIKNLELN